The Rhodococcus triatomae genome includes a window with the following:
- a CDS encoding YbaB/EbfC family nucleoid-associated protein, with translation MSQLLAQAQQMQQQLMAAQQQIAEAQVTGQAGGGLVSATVKGTGELVALEIDPKVVDPDDVETLQDLVIGAVADASNKAQELAADKLGPLAGGLPGLPGF, from the coding sequence ATGTCCCAGCTCTTGGCGCAGGCCCAGCAGATGCAGCAGCAGTTGATGGCGGCTCAGCAGCAGATCGCGGAGGCCCAGGTCACCGGTCAGGCGGGTGGGGGACTCGTGTCCGCCACGGTCAAGGGCACCGGCGAACTCGTCGCGCTCGAGATCGATCCCAAGGTGGTCGACCCCGACGACGTCGAGACCCTGCAGGATCTCGTCATCGGAGCGGTGGCCGACGCGTCGAACAAGGCGCAGGAACTCGCCGCGGACAAGCTCGGTCCGCTGGCGGGCGGACTTCCGGGCCTGCCCGGCTTCTAG
- a CDS encoding SRPBCC family protein, which translates to MGQVSASSSITVAASPQDAVAAIADYATVRPKILSDHYSGYRVIEGGQGTGTVVEWALKATEKRTRNVRATITATDDTVTETDGNSSMVTTWTVAPADGGSTVTTTTSWTGAGGIGGFFEKTFAPIGLRKIQEQVLANLARELG; encoded by the coding sequence GTGGGCCAGGTCAGTGCCAGCAGTTCGATCACCGTCGCCGCTTCCCCACAGGACGCCGTCGCGGCGATCGCGGACTACGCGACGGTCCGTCCGAAGATCCTGTCGGACCACTACTCGGGCTACCGGGTGATCGAGGGCGGGCAGGGCACCGGCACGGTCGTGGAGTGGGCACTGAAGGCCACCGAGAAGCGCACCCGCAACGTGCGCGCCACAATCACCGCGACCGACGACACCGTCACCGAGACCGACGGCAATTCCTCGATGGTGACGACGTGGACCGTGGCGCCGGCCGACGGTGGATCGACCGTGACCACGACGACGTCCTGGACCGGGGCCGGCGGTATCGGAGGATTCTTCGAGAAGACGTTCGCGCCGATCGGTCTGCGCAAGATCCAGGAGCAGGTTCTCGCGAACCTCGCGCGCGAACTGGGCTGA
- a CDS encoding FAD-binding oxidoreductase → MREGRRPFRTQVEPKLVGTDAHRRGVERLLASYRAIPADATVRLAKKTSNLFRARAGNDAPGLDVSGLTGVISVDTRARTADVQGMCSYEDLVDATLAFGLAPTVVPQLKTITLGGAVTGLGIESTSFRNGLPHEAVLEIDVLTGSGEILTATPEGEHADLFWGFPNSYGTLGYSTRLRIQLEPVRRHVALRHLRFDSLEDLQAEMDRIVTAREYRGEQVDYLDGVVFTATESYLTLGRQTDESGPVSDYTGSQIYYRSIQHESVNHPKTDLLTTRDYLWRWDTDWFWCSRAFGAQNPKVRRLWPKPLLRSSFYWKLIALDHKYDVADRIEARKGNPPRERVVQDVEVPIERTADFLHWFLTEIPIEPLWLCPLRLREPAPAGASSQRPWPLYPLEPKRTYVNVGFWSSVPSPPETPEGAANRLIEDKVNDFDGHKSLYSDSYYSREDFERLYYGGDRYTELRQKYDPKSRLLDLFSKAVQRR, encoded by the coding sequence ATGCGGGAGGGCCGTCGCCCGTTCCGCACCCAGGTCGAACCGAAACTCGTCGGCACCGATGCCCACCGCCGCGGTGTGGAGCGTCTGCTCGCCTCCTACCGTGCGATCCCGGCCGACGCCACCGTGCGTCTGGCCAAGAAGACGTCCAACCTCTTTCGCGCCCGCGCCGGTAACGACGCTCCCGGACTGGACGTCTCGGGGCTCACCGGCGTCATCTCGGTCGACACCCGGGCCCGCACCGCAGACGTGCAGGGCATGTGCAGCTACGAGGACCTGGTGGATGCCACCCTCGCGTTCGGTCTCGCTCCCACAGTGGTCCCTCAGCTGAAGACCATCACCCTGGGTGGGGCAGTGACGGGACTGGGTATCGAATCCACCTCCTTCCGCAACGGGCTGCCCCACGAGGCCGTGCTCGAGATCGACGTGCTCACCGGCAGCGGCGAGATCCTCACCGCCACACCGGAGGGCGAGCACGCGGATCTCTTCTGGGGCTTCCCGAACTCGTACGGAACCCTCGGCTACTCCACCCGCCTGCGCATCCAACTCGAGCCGGTGCGCAGGCACGTGGCCCTGCGACATCTGCGCTTCGACTCGCTCGAGGACCTGCAAGCGGAAATGGACCGGATCGTCACCGCCCGCGAGTACCGCGGCGAGCAGGTCGACTACCTCGACGGCGTCGTGTTCACCGCCACCGAGAGCTACCTGACGCTGGGGCGGCAGACCGACGAGTCCGGCCCGGTGAGCGACTACACCGGTTCGCAGATCTACTACCGCTCCATCCAGCACGAATCGGTCAATCACCCCAAGACCGATCTGCTCACCACCCGGGACTACCTGTGGCGGTGGGACACCGACTGGTTCTGGTGCTCCCGGGCGTTCGGCGCACAGAACCCGAAGGTGCGCAGGCTGTGGCCGAAGCCGCTGCTGCGCAGCAGCTTCTACTGGAAGCTCATCGCCCTCGATCACAAGTACGACGTGGCCGACCGGATCGAGGCCCGCAAGGGCAACCCCCCACGCGAGCGCGTCGTCCAGGACGTCGAGGTCCCGATCGAGCGGACGGCGGACTTCCTGCACTGGTTCCTCACCGAGATTCCGATCGAGCCGCTGTGGCTGTGCCCGTTGCGACTTCGTGAGCCTGCGCCGGCCGGCGCCTCGAGCCAGCGGCCGTGGCCCCTGTATCCGCTGGAACCGAAACGCACCTACGTGAACGTGGGGTTCTGGTCCTCGGTGCCGAGCCCGCCCGAAACCCCGGAAGGTGCCGCCAACCGGCTCATCGAGGACAAGGTGAACGACTTCGACGGGCACAAGTCGCTGTACTCGGACTCGTACTACTCCCGCGAGGACTTCGAGCGCCTGTACTACGGCGGCGACCGCTATACCGAGCTACGACAGAAGTACGACCCGAAATCCCGATTACTGGACCTCTTCTCGAAGGCGGTGCAACGTCGATGA
- a CDS encoding class I SAM-dependent methyltransferase, whose translation MTTMKDARTDKLNLAQILEILSDGTLPIRFTAYDGSATGPEDAPYGLHLNSTRGTTYLATAPGDLGMARAYVSGDLEARGVHPGDPYALLKIMGDDIHLRRPSAKVLAAITRSLGWDLLRPIAPPPQEHLPRWRRVAEGLRHSRSRDAEVIHHHYDVSNTFYEYVLGPSMTYTCACYPDVDATLEEAQENKYRLVFEKLGLQPGDRLLDIGCGWGGMVRYAARRGVKVIGATLSREQAEWAQKAIVEEGLGDLAEVRFSDYRDVPETGFDAISSIGLTEHIGVHNYPAYFGLLKDKLREGGRLLNHCITRPDNRSNARAGGFIDRYVFPDGELTGSGRIITEIQNVGLEVRHEENLREHYALTLKGWCENLVRNWDDAVAEVGEGTARVWGLYMAGSRLGFERNVVQLHQVLAVKLGPKGEAHVPLRPWWNG comes from the coding sequence ATGACCACCATGAAGGACGCACGAACCGACAAGCTGAATCTCGCGCAGATTCTCGAGATCCTCTCGGACGGTACGCTTCCGATCCGGTTCACCGCCTACGACGGCAGCGCCACCGGACCGGAGGACGCCCCGTACGGGCTGCATCTCAACTCCACCCGGGGCACGACCTATCTCGCGACCGCGCCCGGGGACCTGGGCATGGCGCGCGCCTATGTCTCCGGCGATCTGGAGGCCCGTGGCGTCCATCCGGGCGACCCGTACGCGCTGCTCAAGATCATGGGCGACGACATCCACCTGCGCCGCCCTTCGGCCAAGGTACTGGCCGCGATCACGCGCTCCCTCGGCTGGGATCTGCTGCGGCCCATCGCTCCTCCGCCCCAGGAACACCTGCCCCGGTGGCGCCGCGTGGCGGAGGGACTGCGGCACTCGCGCTCGCGGGACGCCGAGGTCATCCACCATCACTACGACGTGTCCAACACGTTCTACGAGTACGTCCTCGGACCGTCGATGACCTACACCTGCGCGTGCTACCCGGACGTCGACGCCACTCTCGAAGAGGCACAGGAGAACAAGTACCGCCTGGTGTTCGAGAAGCTGGGGCTGCAGCCCGGTGATCGGCTGCTCGACATCGGCTGCGGCTGGGGCGGCATGGTGCGCTACGCGGCCCGACGCGGTGTCAAGGTCATCGGCGCGACGCTCTCGCGCGAGCAGGCGGAGTGGGCGCAGAAGGCGATCGTCGAGGAAGGCCTCGGCGACCTCGCCGAGGTGCGGTTCTCCGACTACCGCGACGTGCCGGAGACCGGATTCGACGCGATCTCCTCGATCGGCCTCACCGAGCACATCGGCGTGCACAACTACCCCGCCTACTTCGGCCTGCTGAAGGACAAGCTGCGCGAGGGTGGACGTCTGCTCAATCACTGCATCACCCGTCCGGACAACCGGTCCAATGCGCGGGCGGGCGGATTCATCGATCGCTACGTCTTCCCCGACGGGGAGCTCACCGGATCCGGCCGCATCATCACCGAGATCCAGAACGTCGGGCTCGAGGTGCGGCACGAGGAGAACCTGCGCGAGCACTACGCGCTGACCCTGAAGGGGTGGTGCGAGAACCTCGTCCGGAACTGGGACGATGCGGTCGCCGAGGTCGGTGAGGGCACGGCACGCGTCTGGGGCCTCTACATGGCCGGGTCCCGCCTGGGCTTCGAGCGCAACGTCGTTCAGCTCCACCAGGTACTCGCCGTCAAGCTCGGCCCCAAGGGCGAGGCCCACGTGCCCCTGCGCCCGTGGTGGAACGGCTGA
- a CDS encoding glucose 1-dehydrogenase, which yields MSENPGSLQGRVVVVTGGARGLGAEISRRIVASGGRVVVADVLDEEGNATAADLGSSALFAHLDVTDADAWHRVVDLAVAEFGKVDGLVNNAGISTGQFIEKESVEHFRTVLDINLTGVFIGMQTVIAPMRAAGGGSIVNISSAAGLMGLALTAGYGASKWGVRGLTKIGAVELGTDRIRVNSVHPGMTYTPMTAETGIQVGEGNYPNTPMGRVGEPEEIAGAVVYLLSDDASYVTGAEIAVDGGWTTGPTVRYVMGQ from the coding sequence ATGAGTGAGAATCCGGGCAGTCTTCAGGGCCGCGTCGTCGTCGTCACCGGCGGTGCGCGTGGCCTCGGTGCCGAGATTTCGCGCCGCATCGTGGCGAGCGGCGGACGGGTCGTCGTGGCGGACGTCCTGGACGAGGAGGGGAATGCCACGGCAGCGGATCTCGGCAGTTCCGCTCTGTTCGCTCACCTCGACGTCACCGATGCGGACGCCTGGCATCGCGTCGTGGATCTCGCCGTCGCCGAGTTCGGCAAGGTGGACGGGCTGGTCAACAACGCCGGTATCTCGACGGGGCAGTTCATCGAGAAGGAGTCGGTGGAGCACTTCCGCACCGTTCTCGACATCAACCTCACCGGAGTCTTCATCGGAATGCAGACGGTGATCGCGCCGATGCGTGCCGCGGGCGGCGGGTCCATCGTCAACATCTCCTCGGCAGCCGGCCTCATGGGCCTCGCGCTCACAGCCGGGTACGGCGCCTCGAAGTGGGGTGTCCGCGGTCTGACGAAGATCGGGGCGGTCGAGCTCGGCACCGACCGGATCCGGGTCAACTCGGTGCATCCGGGGATGACCTATACGCCGATGACGGCGGAGACGGGCATCCAGGTCGGCGAGGGCAACTATCCGAACACGCCGATGGGTCGGGTCGGTGAACCGGAGGAGATCGCCGGCGCAGTCGTGTACCTGCTCTCGGACGACGCTTCCTACGTGACCGGTGCGGAGATCGCCGTGGACGGTGGATGGACCACCGGGCCGACGGTGCGATACGTCATGGGCCAGTAG
- a CDS encoding nuclear transport factor 2 family protein, whose translation MLDRLLAVEAIKALKYRYFRACDAKDPAVFRECFIDSGASIDYGALGAFDDADAIAEVFERIALHKVDGRHAILDMHHGIHPVIDVLSPTAATGSWTLAFRQVNLVEQTEKVLSGEYEDEYVVENGVWKMSQCHFTRTWEITRPLGDAVVEQ comes from the coding sequence ATGCTCGACCGACTCCTCGCCGTAGAGGCGATCAAAGCGCTCAAGTACCGCTATTTCCGTGCCTGTGACGCCAAGGATCCCGCGGTGTTCCGTGAGTGTTTCATCGACTCCGGTGCCTCGATCGACTACGGCGCGCTCGGTGCGTTCGACGACGCGGATGCGATCGCCGAAGTCTTCGAGCGCATCGCGCTCCACAAGGTGGACGGCCGTCACGCCATCCTCGACATGCATCACGGTATCCATCCGGTGATCGACGTCCTGTCGCCGACCGCCGCCACCGGATCGTGGACCCTCGCATTCCGCCAGGTGAATCTCGTCGAGCAGACCGAGAAGGTCCTCTCCGGCGAGTACGAGGACGAGTACGTCGTCGAGAACGGCGTGTGGAAGATGTCCCAGTGTCATTTCACGCGGACGTGGGAGATCACCCGTCCGCTCGGTGACGCGGTCGTGGAGCAATGA
- a CDS encoding 3-hydroxyacyl-CoA dehydrogenase NAD-binding domain-containing protein produces the protein MSDQNIINWEQDADGIVVLTMDDPNQGANTMNEAYTSSMKATVDRLEAEKDSITGVVLTSAKKTFFAGGDLKLMIKAGPEDAERLYTHTLDIKADLRRLETLGKPVVAAINGAALGGGLEIALATHHRIAADVSGSKIGLPEVTLGLLPGGGGVVRTVRMLGLQNALMQVLLQGQQRRPAQAKEVGLVDELVGTVEELVPAAKAWIKANPEGGVQPWDVKGYKIPGGTPSTPAFAANLPAFPANLRKQLKGAPMPAPRAIMSAAVEGSQVDFDNAQVIESRYFTSLVTGQVAKNMIQAFFFDLQSINSGASRPEGIAKTPITKVGVLGAGMMGAGIAYVSAKAGLEVVLKDVTIEAAEKGKAYSEGIEKKALSRGKTTEEKSKALLDRITPTADPADFAGVDFVVEAVFESQELKHKVFQEIEDIVEPNALLGSNTSTLPITGLATGVKRPEDFIGIHFFSPVDKMPLVEIIRGEKTSDEALARVFDYVQAIKKTPIVVNDSRGFFTSRVIGTFINEAIGMLAEGIEPATIEQAGLQAGYPAAPLQLSDELNLTLMQKIRKESTDALLAEGKELPADPAGDVINTLVEKFDRKGKLGGAGFYDYADGKRTGLWSGLREEFGSKELEVPFEDLVERMLFIEAIETQKCFDEDVLLTTADANIGSIFGIGFPAWTGGVHQYIVGYEGPAGKGKAGFVTRAEELAAKYGERFTPPASLKD, from the coding sequence GTGAGCGATCAGAACATCATCAACTGGGAACAGGACGCCGACGGCATCGTCGTTCTCACCATGGACGACCCGAATCAGGGCGCCAACACCATGAACGAGGCGTACACGTCGTCGATGAAGGCGACCGTGGATCGGCTCGAGGCGGAGAAGGACTCCATCACCGGTGTCGTTCTCACCTCCGCGAAGAAGACGTTCTTCGCCGGTGGCGACCTCAAACTCATGATCAAGGCAGGCCCGGAGGACGCGGAGCGGCTCTACACCCACACCCTCGACATCAAGGCGGACCTGCGCCGCCTCGAGACCCTCGGCAAGCCGGTCGTCGCCGCGATCAACGGCGCCGCGCTCGGCGGTGGCCTCGAGATCGCCCTCGCCACCCACCACCGCATCGCCGCGGACGTGTCCGGTAGCAAGATCGGTCTGCCCGAGGTCACCCTCGGCCTGCTGCCCGGTGGCGGCGGCGTCGTGCGCACCGTGCGGATGCTCGGACTGCAGAACGCCCTGATGCAGGTACTGCTGCAGGGTCAGCAGCGACGCCCGGCACAGGCCAAGGAGGTCGGCCTCGTCGACGAGCTGGTCGGCACGGTCGAGGAACTGGTGCCCGCCGCCAAGGCATGGATCAAGGCCAACCCCGAGGGCGGCGTGCAGCCGTGGGACGTCAAGGGCTACAAGATCCCCGGTGGCACCCCGTCCACCCCGGCCTTCGCCGCCAACCTCCCGGCGTTCCCGGCGAACCTGCGTAAGCAGCTCAAGGGTGCACCGATGCCCGCGCCGCGCGCGATCATGTCGGCTGCCGTCGAGGGCTCTCAGGTCGACTTCGACAACGCCCAGGTCATCGAGTCGCGGTACTTCACGTCGCTCGTGACCGGTCAGGTCGCGAAGAACATGATCCAGGCGTTCTTCTTCGACCTGCAGTCGATCAACTCCGGCGCCTCGCGTCCCGAGGGCATCGCGAAGACCCCGATCACCAAGGTCGGCGTCCTCGGCGCGGGCATGATGGGCGCCGGCATCGCCTACGTGTCCGCCAAGGCCGGGCTGGAGGTCGTCCTCAAGGACGTCACGATCGAGGCGGCGGAGAAGGGCAAGGCGTACTCGGAGGGCATCGAGAAGAAGGCTCTCTCCCGGGGCAAGACCACCGAGGAGAAGTCGAAGGCGCTGCTCGACCGGATCACGCCCACGGCCGATCCCGCCGACTTCGCCGGTGTCGACTTCGTCGTCGAGGCCGTCTTCGAGTCGCAGGAACTCAAGCACAAGGTGTTCCAGGAGATCGAGGACATCGTCGAGCCGAACGCACTGCTCGGTTCCAACACCTCGACCCTCCCGATCACGGGTCTGGCGACCGGTGTGAAGCGCCCCGAGGACTTCATCGGTATCCACTTCTTCTCGCCCGTCGACAAGATGCCGCTGGTCGAGATCATCCGTGGTGAGAAGACGTCCGACGAGGCCCTGGCCCGGGTGTTCGACTACGTGCAGGCCATCAAGAAGACGCCGATCGTCGTCAACGACTCGCGTGGATTCTTCACCTCGCGCGTCATCGGCACGTTCATCAACGAGGCCATCGGCATGCTCGCCGAGGGCATCGAGCCGGCGACCATCGAGCAGGCCGGTCTGCAGGCCGGTTACCCGGCGGCACCGTTGCAGCTGTCGGACGAGCTGAACCTGACCCTCATGCAGAAGATCCGCAAGGAATCCACGGACGCGCTGCTCGCCGAGGGCAAGGAACTGCCTGCCGACCCGGCAGGCGACGTCATCAACACCCTCGTGGAGAAGTTCGACCGCAAGGGCAAGCTCGGCGGTGCCGGCTTCTACGACTACGCCGACGGCAAGCGCACCGGCCTGTGGTCGGGCCTGCGTGAGGAGTTCGGCTCGAAGGAGCTCGAGGTTCCGTTCGAGGATCTCGTGGAGCGCATGCTGTTCATCGAGGCGATCGAGACGCAGAAGTGCTTCGACGAGGATGTGCTGCTGACGACCGCGGACGCCAACATCGGCTCCATCTTCGGTATCGGCTTCCCGGCCTGGACCGGTGGCGTGCACCAGTACATCGTCGGCTACGAGGGCCCGGCCGGTAAGGGCAAGGCCGGCTTCGTCACGCGTGCGGAGGAGTTGGCGGCCAAGTACGGCGAGCGCTTCACTCCGCCCGCGTCGCTGAAGGACTAG
- a CDS encoding acetyl-CoA C-acetyltransferase: MTTEAFIYEAIRTPRGRGKKTGSLHSVKPISLVTGLIDELRTRFPDLDEDRISDVVLGVVTPVGDQGMDIARTAVTVAGLPDTVGGVQLNRFCASGLEAVNTAAQKVRSGWDELVIAGGVESMSRAPMGSDGGAWALDPATNYDSYFVPQGVSADLIATIEGFSRDDVDSYAVRSQDLAAKAWAGGYFTKSVVPVKDINGITVLDNDEHMRPGTTTGALAGLQPSFAVIGEMGGFDAVALQKYHAVEKIDHVHHGGNSSGIVDGAALVLVGSEQAGKDMGLTPRARIVATATSGADSTIMLTGPTPAAHKALAAAGLTVDDIDLFEINEAFASVVLKFQKDLKIPDEKLNVNGGAIAMGHPLGATGAMITGTMVDELERRGARYALVTLCIGGGMGVATIIERV; encoded by the coding sequence GTGACCACAGAGGCATTCATTTATGAAGCCATCCGCACCCCGCGTGGCCGCGGGAAGAAGACCGGCTCGCTGCACTCGGTCAAGCCGATCTCGCTGGTCACCGGTCTGATCGACGAGCTGCGTACCCGCTTTCCGGATCTGGACGAGGATCGCATCTCCGATGTCGTCCTCGGCGTCGTCACCCCCGTCGGCGACCAGGGCATGGACATCGCCCGCACCGCCGTCACCGTCGCGGGCCTGCCGGACACCGTCGGTGGTGTGCAGCTCAACCGCTTCTGCGCCTCCGGCCTCGAGGCCGTGAACACCGCCGCACAGAAGGTGCGTTCGGGCTGGGACGAGCTCGTCATCGCCGGTGGCGTCGAGTCGATGTCCCGCGCGCCGATGGGCAGTGACGGCGGCGCCTGGGCGCTGGACCCGGCCACCAACTACGACAGCTACTTCGTGCCGCAGGGCGTGAGCGCCGACCTCATCGCCACGATCGAGGGCTTCAGCCGTGACGACGTCGACTCGTACGCGGTCCGCTCGCAGGACCTCGCCGCCAAGGCGTGGGCCGGGGGCTACTTCACCAAGTCCGTCGTCCCGGTCAAGGACATCAACGGCATCACCGTCCTCGACAACGACGAGCACATGCGCCCGGGCACCACCACCGGCGCGCTGGCAGGCCTGCAGCCGTCGTTCGCCGTCATCGGCGAGATGGGCGGCTTCGACGCCGTCGCGCTGCAGAAGTACCACGCGGTCGAGAAGATCGACCACGTCCACCACGGTGGCAACAGCTCCGGCATCGTCGACGGCGCGGCTCTGGTCCTCGTCGGCTCCGAGCAGGCCGGCAAGGACATGGGCCTCACCCCGCGTGCCCGCATCGTCGCGACCGCCACCTCCGGTGCCGATTCGACGATCATGCTGACCGGCCCCACCCCGGCAGCCCACAAGGCGCTTGCCGCCGCCGGCCTCACCGTCGACGACATCGACCTGTTCGAGATCAACGAGGCGTTCGCCTCCGTCGTCCTCAAGTTCCAGAAGGATCTGAAGATCCCGGACGAGAAGCTCAACGTCAACGGCGGCGCCATCGCCATGGGCCACCCGCTCGGCGCCACCGGCGCCATGATCACCGGCACCATGGTCGACGAGCTCGAGCGTCGCGGAGCCCGCTACGCCCTCGTCACCCTGTGCATCGGCGGCGGAATGGGTGTCGCCACCATCATCGAGCGCGTCTGA
- a CDS encoding DNA polymerase III subunit gamma and tau, whose amino-acid sequence MALYRKYRPATFAEVVGQEHVTEPLSTALDAGRINHAYLFSGPRGCGKTSSARILARSLNCEQGPTSTPCGVCRSCIALGPGGPGNLDVTELDAASHGGVDDTRELRDRAFYAPAESRYRVFIVDEAHMVTTAGFNALLKIVEEPPEHLIFIFATTEPEKVLPTIRSRTHHYPFRLLPPPTMRGLLGRICSDEGVAVEESVYPLVIRAGGGSPRDSLSVLDQLLAGAGPEGVTYGRALSLLGVTDVALIDDAVAALATGDGAALFGTVARVVDAGHDPRRFSVDLLERLRDLILLQAVPDAADRGMVDAPEDVLERMRGQVQRIGPATLARYAEVLHEGLGEMRGTTAPRLLLEVMCARMLLPSVSDAETAVLQRLERVERGVPAASGGAATGAAPAEPETPTRFQRPSQRRTEPEAQPDVPPAPEPTPTPAPEPVPASGVTPIPEPAPTPEASPAPEPSPTPVFEPVPQAAAPESPSVTAPPVSTAPPVSTEPPLPPEPSLPPEPPATPPAAEVREAPSVPVSAPPEPAPAAVGESPQPDPEPDAQQSEPETPQSEPDAPRAAPAGPSAEQLRENWNRLREKVGERNKVLPAMLSAATVHDVQGTRLILAHPVPNLGARITQPHNARVLAEVLAEMFGESWEIDYLPGAPAAAPSSPQSARQAPPPKGAPRFSRPSQEKGARPATAPAAPPPPITEDVRRPAPDRRQEPVDDIPPPEAPDLPDDPGPPPPDYDAVPSPSTPEDEEEMLAAAAEPVDPASRRDPEDVALELLQDVLGAKRLDG is encoded by the coding sequence GTGGCCCTGTACCGGAAGTACCGTCCCGCTACCTTCGCCGAGGTGGTGGGACAGGAACATGTCACCGAGCCGCTGAGTACCGCACTCGATGCCGGCCGGATCAACCACGCGTATCTGTTCTCCGGTCCGCGCGGATGCGGCAAGACCTCCTCGGCCCGCATCCTGGCCCGCTCCCTCAACTGCGAGCAGGGCCCCACGTCCACGCCGTGCGGGGTGTGTCGCTCGTGCATCGCGCTGGGCCCGGGCGGGCCGGGAAATCTCGACGTCACCGAGCTCGACGCCGCCAGCCACGGCGGTGTGGACGACACCCGGGAACTCCGTGACCGCGCCTTCTACGCACCCGCCGAATCCCGGTACCGGGTGTTCATCGTGGACGAGGCCCACATGGTCACCACGGCCGGGTTCAACGCGCTGCTCAAGATCGTCGAGGAGCCGCCGGAACATCTCATCTTCATCTTCGCCACCACCGAGCCGGAGAAGGTGTTGCCCACCATCCGGTCGCGGACGCACCACTACCCGTTCCGCCTGCTGCCTCCGCCCACGATGCGCGGGCTCCTCGGGCGGATCTGCTCGGACGAGGGCGTCGCCGTCGAGGAGTCGGTGTATCCACTGGTCATTCGCGCGGGCGGCGGCTCGCCGCGTGACTCGCTGAGCGTGCTCGATCAGTTGCTCGCCGGCGCCGGTCCGGAGGGCGTCACCTACGGGCGCGCGTTGTCGCTGCTCGGTGTCACCGACGTCGCGCTCATCGACGACGCCGTGGCGGCACTCGCCACCGGGGACGGCGCCGCGCTGTTCGGCACGGTGGCCCGGGTGGTCGATGCCGGGCACGATCCCCGTCGGTTCTCCGTGGATCTGCTCGAGCGACTGCGTGATCTCATCCTGTTGCAGGCGGTCCCGGATGCGGCGGACCGGGGCATGGTCGACGCGCCCGAGGACGTGCTCGAACGAATGCGCGGCCAGGTCCAGCGGATCGGGCCGGCCACCCTGGCCCGATACGCGGAGGTGCTGCACGAGGGCCTCGGCGAGATGCGCGGCACCACGGCGCCTCGGCTGCTGCTCGAGGTGATGTGTGCCCGCATGCTGCTGCCGTCCGTCTCCGACGCCGAGACGGCAGTTCTGCAACGGCTCGAGCGGGTCGAGCGGGGAGTGCCCGCAGCGTCCGGTGGCGCGGCGACCGGCGCGGCACCGGCCGAGCCGGAGACGCCGACCCGGTTCCAGCGCCCGTCCCAGCGACGGACCGAGCCGGAAGCGCAGCCGGATGTTCCACCGGCACCCGAGCCCACGCCGACACCCGCACCGGAGCCTGTACCAGCTTCCGGGGTGACGCCGATACCCGAGCCGGCCCCTACCCCCGAGGCGAGCCCTGCCCCCGAGCCGAGCCCCACGCCGGTTTTCGAGCCGGTGCCACAGGCGGCGGCGCCCGAGTCACCGTCGGTCACCGCGCCTCCGGTGAGCACCGCGCCTCCGGTGAGCACCGAACCCCCGCTGCCTCCCGAACCCTCGCTGCCTCCCGAGCCCCCGGCGACTCCGCCGGCCGCCGAGGTACGGGAAGCCCCGTCGGTGCCGGTATCCGCACCTCCGGAACCCGCTCCTGCGGCAGTGGGCGAATCCCCGCAACCGGATCCCGAGCCGGACGCCCAGCAGAGCGAGCCGGAGACTCCGCAGAGCGAACCGGACGCCCCGCGAGCGGCACCCGCGGGCCCGTCCGCGGAGCAGTTGCGCGAGAACTGGAACCGCCTGCGCGAGAAGGTCGGCGAGCGCAACAAGGTGCTCCCGGCGATGCTCTCCGCGGCCACGGTGCACGACGTCCAGGGGACGCGGCTGATCCTCGCGCATCCGGTGCCGAACCTGGGCGCCCGGATCACCCAACCGCACAACGCCCGCGTGCTCGCCGAGGTGTTGGCCGAGATGTTCGGTGAAAGCTGGGAGATCGACTACCTCCCGGGTGCACCCGCCGCGGCACCGTCGTCGCCGCAGTCCGCTCGGCAGGCTCCGCCGCCGAAGGGGGCACCTCGCTTCTCCCGCCCGAGTCAGGAGAAGGGTGCCCGCCCGGCTACCGCTCCTGCGGCGCCCCCGCCTCCGATCACCGAGGACGTCCGGCGTCCGGCTCCGGACCGGCGTCAGGAACCGGTCGACGACATTCCTCCGCCCGAAGCTCCGGATCTCCCGGACGACCCGGGTCCGCCGCCGCCCGACTACGATGCCGTGCCGTCGCCGTCGACACCCGAGGACGAGGAGGAGATGCTCGCGGCCGCGGCCGAGCCGGTGGACCCGGCCTCGCGACGTGACCCGGAGGACGTGGCCCTCGAACTCCTCCAGGACGTGCTCGGCGCCAAACGCCTCGACGGCTGA